In the Pelorhabdus rhamnosifermentans genome, CACTTGTTGTAGCATTTATTTTGCCCAAACAATATGAATCAAGTGTATTACTTCGTGCTAAGTCGCAAAAGCAAAATGGCATTTCGCTTCAGGCTGCGTCGGCATTGTCGATGTTAGGTGGTAGTGTGCCAAATGCTACGCAAAGCTATATAGAACTCATGAAGAGCCGTACAGTACTTGAACCTGTTATTGCGCAAATTGAATGGCCCAAGCAATCGCCAAAGGCTGCTGAATTTGCCAAGAGTAATTTGCAAATTCAAAATGCTAAGGGAACTGATTTAATTGAATTAAAGGCTAAAGGTCGGACTCCTGAAGAGGCACAAACAATTGCTGCAGGTGTTATTGATAATTTTCAGCAACTTTTGACAACACAGAGTCAGTCGGAACAGTCGCTCATGGTGAAGTTCCTGACTGGGCGTTTGGCTGAAGCGAAAAAAAATATGGAACAAGCTGAACAGAATTTAGAAGCTTTTCGGCAACAGGAAAAAGTATATATTCCAGATGAACAAGCCAAGGCAGCTATCAAGAAAATAACAGAATATGATCAGAAGCTTGCTCAGCTTAAGGTTCAAAACGATGCAGACCAGGCTAAGCTGCAAAGCGATAATGATCAGCTTGCCAAGCAGAATATTGCGCTTTCGCAATACGGATTATCGGATAATCCAGAAATCGAAAAGTTGCGTAGCACTATAGTAGAAAAGCAAATTGCGCTGATTGGTTTGCAGCAGAAGTATACGGATAAGCATCCCAATGTTATTTTAGCGCAAAAAGAAATCGAGAAATTAAATAATAAATTACAAAATCAAGTGGACGATTCAATTCAAGCAGGCACGAATACGTTAAATCCCATTCATGCTGGATTGATGAAAGATAAAGTTATGACAGAAACGGAATTATTAGCAGGCCAGGCATCTGTTGATGCAATTCAAAAGATTCAAGGTCAAAATGAGCAGGAAATCAGCCAGCTTTCCGCTAGCAGCTTGACTTATGTTGGGTTGCAAAGACAGGCCAGTATTACACAAGAAGTCTATACGGCGCTTGTTAAAAATTATGAGCAGGCGAAGATTCAGGAAGCTATGGAAAGCATGGATATTCAAGTCATTGATTCAGCTGATTTGCCCGATAAGCCTTCAGCACCGAATAAAAGGTTGATTACTGCAATTGGTGGAGTAATCGGGGTGCTCATATCTTTTGGTTATGCTATGGTTTTATATTGTAAAAGGTCACGAGTGAAACTGCAATAACGATGTGAGGGGGAATTTTGATGAGAAAGAGATTTCCAATGCTGCGAAAGCTGGCATTACTTATGGGTGATATGTCGTTATTGTTTATAGCTACTTATCTTGCTATTTTCGTTGTATCTTATTTTGGACGGCAGCAACTCATCCTAACAAGTTATTTAAACATGTCACCTATTATGGTGATTGCAGCTGGCATTTTATTTAATGTGAATGGACTTTTTTCCCTTTCACGAAAAAAGTATAGTGAAGTGCTACTGAGTTTAGTTGTTTCGATATTTAATTTGTTTATTATAATGATGGCGGCAAGCTTTTTTTTGAGGGAATTTGATTATTCGCGAAGTGTATTAGTGATTACTGCATTTTTTGAATTTACTTTTCTTGCCGCTTGGAAATATTTGTTTTGGCGTGTTGATAAATCGTCCATGCAGCCCAACAACGTACTCGTTGTTGGTAGTCAGTCCAAGAGTTTTCGTATTGTTGCACGCTTAACAGCGCAGCCACATTTGAACTATCATGTTCGCTATGTATGTACGGATTATAAAGAAGATTCGTGGAAAAAGGCAGCAATTGAGATTGACTTGGTGATTCTCTGTTCGGATATAGGATTGGAGGAAAAAGCAGCAATTGTCCATTTTTGCCATGTGCATGGTAAGCAGGTGTTTATCGTACCGGATTTTTATGACTTGTTTTGTAGTGGTTCGGAATTAGATAAGATTGACGATATCCCAGTTTTTCGTGCTCAGTATTTAAAACCTACATTAGAACAACGTTCATTAAAAAGAATATTAGACTTAGTTGTAGCGGGAACTACTATGTTATTTTTATGGCCTCTATTTCTTATCATTGCCATAGCTGTTAAGTTAGATAGTCAGGGTCCGATTTTTTATAGTCAAGTTCGTACGGGACGCGATGAGCGAGAGTTTTCTGTACTGAAATTTCGATCTATGCGGCAAGATGCGGAGCAACTAA is a window encoding:
- a CDS encoding sugar transferase, encoding MRKRFPMLRKLALLMGDMSLLFIATYLAIFVVSYFGRQQLILTSYLNMSPIMVIAAGILFNVNGLFSLSRKKYSEVLLSLVVSIFNLFIIMMAASFFLREFDYSRSVLVITAFFEFTFLAAWKYLFWRVDKSSMQPNNVLVVGSQSKSFRIVARLTAQPHLNYHVRYVCTDYKEDSWKKAAIEIDLVILCSDIGLEEKAAIVHFCHVHGKQVFIVPDFYDLFCSGSELDKIDDIPVFRAQYLKPTLEQRSLKRILDLVVAGTTMLFLWPLFLIIAIAVKLDSQGPIFYSQVRTGRDEREFSVLKFRSMRQDAEQLTGPVLAAENDPRITSIGRFLRATRMDELPQLLNVLSGDMSIVGPRPERPVFVEQFKQEIPEYLYRHNVKPGITGMAQVYGKYNTTPNNKLIYDLMYIQKCNVLTDLVIMLQTVRVLVTKSSTEGIGVQQNKQNLSSYEINEIG
- a CDS encoding GumC family protein translates to MEEQDTIDLRELFNIIKKYKLRLLSIVVVTTLIALVVAFILPKQYESSVLLRAKSQKQNGISLQAASALSMLGGSVPNATQSYIELMKSRTVLEPVIAQIEWPKQSPKAAEFAKSNLQIQNAKGTDLIELKAKGRTPEEAQTIAAGVIDNFQQLLTTQSQSEQSLMVKFLTGRLAEAKKNMEQAEQNLEAFRQQEKVYIPDEQAKAAIKKITEYDQKLAQLKVQNDADQAKLQSDNDQLAKQNIALSQYGLSDNPEIEKLRSTIVEKQIALIGLQQKYTDKHPNVILAQKEIEKLNNKLQNQVDDSIQAGTNTLNPIHAGLMKDKVMTETELLAGQASVDAIQKIQGQNEQEISQLSASSLTYVGLQRQASITQEVYTALVKNYEQAKIQEAMESMDIQVIDSADLPDKPSAPNKRLITAIGGVIGVLISFGYAMVLYCKRSRVKLQ